From a single Apium graveolens cultivar Ventura chromosome 2, ASM990537v1, whole genome shotgun sequence genomic region:
- the LOC141706243 gene encoding uncharacterized protein LOC141706243: MPLLAPTLSLILLAIFISWTPANIQAAKSKDLLAAIEEMQRSTYYTYVVLLNMAPDDLNIQGNVTFLMPNDRILANSSFLNNDVSQFLLTHAIPGSLFFEDLQHFPTGSMIPTLKPDSMLHVLNSGRRHFFLNNIQIVSPNICTNSSIKCHGIDGVITQVDQQHSNPPPISCSNSTNAPDSTVAAPAPSQNTIAPSPTENTISPSHSASNPQFSPAGLIHFLSTCVLIPGLFFI, from the coding sequence ATGCCCCTTTTAGCACCTACTTTGTCTCTGATTCTCTTAGCTATATTCATATCATGGACTCCTGCAAACATTCAGGCAGCAAAGAGCAAGGATTTGCTTGCAGCAATTGAAGAAATGCAGAGATCTACGTACTACACGTATGTCGTACTCCTCAACATGGCACCCGACGATTTAAATATACAGGGGAATGTCACTTTCCTAATGCCTAATGATCGGATTTTAGCTAATTCATCCTTCCTCAATAATGATGTTTCCCAGTTCTTACTCACTCATGCTATCCCCGGTTCATTGTTTTTCGAAGACCTGCAACATTTTCCAACAGGCTCCATGATTCCCACCCTAAAACCTGATAGCATGCTCCATGTTTTGAATAGTGGTAGGCGGCATTTCTTCTTAAACAACATTCAGATCGTTAGTCCGAATATATGTACTAATTCCTCAATCAAATGCCATGGCATAGATGGCGTGATCACGCAGGTTGATCAGCAACATTCCAATCCTCCTCCAATCTCGTGTTCTAATTCTACAAATGCCCCTGATTCAACGGTTGCAGCCCCAGCCCCCAGCCAGAATACGATTGCTCCTTCGCCAACAGAAAATACCATTAGTCCATCACACTCAGCTTCTAACCCTCAGTTTTCGCCTGCTGGATTAATTCACTTCCTAAGTACTTGCGTTTTGATACCAGGACTGTTTTTCATATAG